The bacterium genomic sequence ACTGTAGTGCTTATCGGCCGTATTTCCAACAATGGACTTACATCTATTTTACCTTTATTTAAAGCCGCAATTACATCTTTTTCCTCTCCCGAAACAACTGCCAGTATATCTATATCACTGCCCTTGCTCCACTCACCTCTTGCTACTGAGCCAAAAAGTATTACTAACTGGATTTTTTTCTTTGATAAATCTATTACATCTTGTGTGTATTTTTGTAATAGCCGGGTTATCTTTTTGTTTTTATTGTAAAATTCTTTTTTCCTTTCAAGTTCTAAGAATTCAAATACCTTCAGAAGAGTTTCGTTCTCTAAGTTGGGCTTAAAAAAGGACATATTAGAAATATCTCTTCTTTTAAACATATTATCCTTTAAAAATAAACGCAGTGAGTTATCAGTGTTAGTTAATGAAACCTCTGACATTCGGGCTATTTCTCTGAGGTGTATCTCATTAAAGGGGGATTTCAAAAAGACTTCTAATATCTTTTTTCTTTTAATAGGTATTAACATATTTTCTCCTGTGCCCTATTGCATGGGACAACTGCCCCATATAATAAAACAGTAAATATCTCCTGTCAAGCCCAAATATCTCGTTTTTTGGAAATGCAGTAAAAAACTCTTAATAGGGGGTAGTGGGAGATTGGAGTTTTATGTCTAGAACCCTAATATTAATAAAAATTATAATTGGATAGATCATGGATATGTATTAACTAATTATAAGGGGCAGGGACAGACAGTAAAGAGTGTCTTGATCAACCTTGATACAGCGAAAAGAAGTCTTACAAATAGGAATAGCTTCTATGTGTCGATCTCGCGGGCTACAGATGAGGTAAAAATTTACACAAACGATAAAGAAGGCATGGTAAATTCTCTCAGGACATGGCAAGAAAAAACAACAACATATGATTTGAAAAAACCTGAACATGAGCAAGAAAAAGGTATTGATATGCAAAACATTAAAATGGAAGTAAAAAAGCTATTATCCAGCTTAGAAAAAGGCAAAGAAGAACCTGAATTAGCTGAGACAAGAAAAGAAGTAGACTGTCAGCTGCAAGGAATAGAAATGTCGCAAGAGGTAAGCATGACAGAAAAGGCAGTGCCTGGAGCAGAAAAATCACAAGCTTTAGAAAAAGAACAAGAGCTGGAAAAAGATATGGGCATGGGGTAAAATTATGAGTATCTCAAAACCCACACTTTATAATTACATACACAAACAAGATAAAGAAGCTGCACTTAAAAGCCACTATAAAGAGGAATATGATTCTTTAAGGTCACAATTTGTGACCTTAAAGCTTTAATATGTCTAAAGTTCTTTTAAAAGCTGTTATATGGGTAGGAAGCTAAGGGAGTGACAAGATGAAACTTAGCAAAGATTATAACTTGTCTGTTTGTAATCCACGGTTGGCAAAGGAGTGACATTCGACTAAAAACGGTGATTTAACGCCGAAAGATATAGCGCCATATTCTAGCCGAAAAGCATGGTGGAAATGTAAGAGAGGGCACAAATGGCAAGCTGTGATTAAAGAGTAGAAACAAAGGTGTAGGATGTCCATATTGTTATTGTGCTAGCAGAAAAAAATTTAAAAATAATCAAATGGAACTACTTAACCCGCAACAGCTTTTGGCAAAAGCAGGATAGGTGAAAAAATAGTGAAAAGGTTTAAAACTTGGAAATACCCAAAAAGTCAGACACTGTCTGACCGTCGCCCTTCACACAGGGGCGTGATTTAAAAATTGGAAATCACAATTTGTGATTTCCAATTCTGAGA encodes the following:
- a CDS encoding nucleotidyltransferase domain-containing protein, giving the protein MLIPIKRKKILEVFLKSPFNEIHLREIARMSEVSLTNTDNSLRLFLKDNMFKRRDISNMSFFKPNLENETLLKVFEFLELERKKEFYNKNKKITRLLQKYTQDVIDLSKKKIQLVILFGSVARGEWSKGSDIDILAVVSGEEKDVIAALNKGKIDVSPLLEIRPISTTV
- a CDS encoding zinc-ribbon domain-containing protein; the encoded protein is MAPYSSRKAWWKCKRGHKWQAVIKE